The following are from one region of the Bacillota bacterium genome:
- a CDS encoding translation initiation factor IF-3 codes for MNEEIRAREIRVIGDQGEQLGVMPFREALRLAEEKGLDLVEVAPTAKPPVCRVMDYGKYRYEQAKREREARKKQRIIDIKEIRMTPKIEGHDFEVKVRNAQRFLKDGDKVKATIKFRGREIVHADIGKALLEDLAEELKDVAIIERAPRVEGKSMIMILSPRQA; via the coding sequence GTGAACGAGGAAATCCGCGCCAGGGAAATCCGGGTCATAGGGGACCAGGGCGAGCAACTAGGGGTCATGCCCTTCAGGGAAGCGCTTCGTCTGGCCGAGGAGAAAGGGCTCGACCTGGTGGAGGTTGCGCCTACGGCAAAACCGCCTGTATGCAGGGTCATGGATTATGGAAAGTATAGGTACGAACAGGCGAAGCGTGAGAGGGAAGCCAGGAAGAAACAGCGCATAATCGATATCAAGGAGATAAGGATGACCCCAAAGATCGAGGGGCATGATTTCGAGGTCAAGGTCAGGAACGCCCAGAGGTTTCTCAAGGATGGCGACAAGGTTAAAGCCACGATCAAGTTTCGTGGCCGGGAGATCGTTCACGCCGATATAGGGAAGGCTTTGCTAGAGGATCTTGCAGAGGAGTTAAAGGATGTTGCTATTATAGAGAGAGCGCCGAGGGTCGAGGGCAAGAGCATGATCATGATTCTCTCGCCGAGACAGGCTTAA
- the rpmI gene encoding 50S ribosomal protein L35: protein MPKLKTHRGAAKRFKVSGSGKIIRFKAFKSHILEKKSPKTKRNLRKQAVMSPGDAKKVKKLVPYL, encoded by the coding sequence TTGCCTAAGCTTAAGACTCACCGTGGAGCCGCCAAACGCTTCAAGGTCAGCGGTAGTGGGAAGATTATAAGGTTCAAGGCTTTTAAGAGCCATATCCTGGAGAAAAAGTCGCCCAAGACCAAGAGGAACCTGCGAAAGCAGGCGGTCATGAGCCCTGGGGACGCAAAGAAGGTAAAGAAATTGGTGCCCTACCTGTGA